The proteins below come from a single Miscanthus floridulus cultivar M001 chromosome 1, ASM1932011v1, whole genome shotgun sequence genomic window:
- the LOC136486835 gene encoding 14 kDa proline-rich protein DC2.15-like yields MAARAALLLAVSLVLAAVASATYCPPPPPPSGHQGSCPRDALKLGVCANVLGLVKAKIGSPPYQPCCSLLDGLVDLEAAVCLCTAIKANILGINLNLPIDLSLILNNCGKNCPNDFHCA; encoded by the coding sequence ATGGCTGCGAGAGCGGCGCTCCTCCTGGCTGTCAGCCTAGTCCTCGCTGCCGTGGCGAGCGCGACCtactgcccgccgccgccgccgcccagcggCCACCAAGGGTCGTGCCCCAGGGACGCGCTGAAGCTGGGAGTGTGCGCCAACGTGCTGGGCCTGGTGAAGGCCAAGATCGGCTCGCCGCCGTACCAGCCTTGCTGCTCGCTGCTGGACGGGCTCGTCGACCTGGAGGCCGCCGTCTGCCTCTGCACCGCCATCAAGGCCAACATCCTCGGCATCAACCTTAACCTCCCCATCGACCTCAGCCTCATCCTCAACAACTGTGGCAAGAACTGCCCCAACGATTTCCACTGCGCATAG